The following coding sequences lie in one Thermomicrobium sp. 4228-Ro genomic window:
- a CDS encoding glycosyltransferase, which yields MRLLIQGAVAFGHGLAIVRLVDSAIESRRVRLELAQVTPPERSGSVALLIPVYNEQQRLALCLEGAIQQPPDLVGTIVIVDTGSTDWTERVVAAYRARDTRVRWLEAGAPPIGWNGKVWGLQRACQEVDADWYLVLDADVRPDPALAERLLAAARKLEADCVSVALTQTLMPDPLSWLLHPAFLATLVYRYGIPGQVFSQSHHVLVNGQALLLHRETVQQLDGLRAVARAVAEDVAIGRRLARLGYRVAFLELRDASFVTMYRDGKALWRSWPRSLPATDEQPRWRSVLDFLLLLTTQAAWFPLLLFSWRQRSFRLLATLATAVRFGMALGMRRAYRPLQWWYWLAPLADSLVVARLVQQALVGTPTWRGRVIERRKHA from the coding sequence ATGAGACTTCTGATCCAAGGAGCTGTCGCCTTCGGGCACGGGCTCGCGATCGTTCGCTTGGTCGACTCCGCCATCGAGAGTCGGAGGGTCAGGCTGGAACTCGCCCAGGTGACGCCTCCGGAGCGATCCGGATCCGTCGCACTGCTCATTCCGGTCTACAACGAACAACAACGACTCGCACTGTGCTTGGAGGGGGCGATCCAGCAACCGCCTGACCTCGTCGGAACGATCGTCATCGTCGATACGGGCTCGACAGACTGGACAGAAAGGGTGGTTGCTGCGTATCGCGCGCGCGACACACGGGTTCGCTGGCTGGAGGCCGGTGCACCACCGATCGGCTGGAACGGGAAAGTATGGGGGCTGCAGCGAGCCTGCCAGGAGGTCGACGCCGATTGGTACCTCGTGCTCGATGCTGACGTGCGGCCAGATCCCGCACTCGCCGAGCGCCTCCTGGCTGCGGCGCGGAAACTCGAGGCCGACTGTGTGAGCGTGGCCTTGACCCAGACACTCATGCCGGATCCTCTGAGTTGGCTCCTCCACCCCGCATTCCTAGCGACGCTGGTCTACCGCTACGGTATCCCCGGACAGGTCTTTTCGCAGTCCCACCACGTGCTCGTCAATGGCCAAGCGCTTCTCCTGCATCGCGAGACTGTCCAGCAACTGGACGGCCTCCGTGCCGTGGCCCGCGCAGTCGCCGAAGATGTCGCGATCGGGCGCCGACTCGCTCGACTCGGTTACCGAGTCGCATTCCTCGAACTGCGCGACGCTTCGTTCGTGACCATGTACCGAGATGGCAAAGCACTCTGGCGGTCCTGGCCCCGTTCTCTCCCGGCAACCGACGAGCAGCCGAGGTGGCGGAGCGTACTCGACTTTCTCCTCCTGCTGACGACACAGGCTGCGTGGTTCCCGCTTCTCCTGTTTAGCTGGCGCCAGCGATCGTTTCGACTGCTCGCGACCCTCGCAACTGCCGTGCGGTTCGGGATGGCGCTCGGGATGCGGCGTGCCTATCGGCCCTTGCAGTGGTGGTACTGGCTCGCACCGTTGGCGGACTCGCTGGTCGTCGCCCGGCTCGTCCAACAGGCCCTCGTCGGTACGCCGACCTGGCGTGGACGCGTCATCGAGAGGAGGAAACATGCGTAG
- a CDS encoding alpha/beta hydrolase: MSNLWTILRNSLNGPEHHPIRLTGRSPVFVLLHGFMGTPREWLPLAQQLNHAGFAVQAPLLPGFGPDLPELPRVSLRTWLDSVLTTVRDCSPAPVILVGFSFGGALATIAASIVPPSQLVLLAPFSRLPLPFWYRAIVPVLARFTAGPRPFARIDFDDPAVSRAFSGWNATLDLSDPIVRQELRAVRFPWSLLRTLDETARRARAAACRVTCPVTIVQGRADRTVRPQDTRRFAQAFRTLEVYIETSGDHQLVDPTHPAFRLLERLLMDRGEGSSE; the protein is encoded by the coding sequence GTGTCGAACCTGTGGACGATTTTGCGCAACTCGCTGAATGGACCAGAGCATCATCCCATTCGTCTGACAGGCCGCTCCCCAGTCTTCGTACTCCTGCACGGCTTCATGGGCACACCGCGGGAATGGTTGCCGCTCGCCCAGCAACTCAACCACGCCGGTTTCGCAGTTCAGGCACCCCTGTTACCGGGTTTCGGACCGGATCTACCAGAACTACCGCGCGTTTCGCTTCGCACCTGGCTCGACAGCGTCCTCACCACCGTCCGAGACTGTTCCCCTGCTCCAGTCATCCTGGTCGGCTTTTCCTTCGGTGGTGCACTGGCGACCATCGCAGCCTCTATCGTTCCACCCAGCCAGCTCGTCCTCCTCGCCCCGTTCTCCCGCTTGCCGCTGCCCTTCTGGTATCGTGCCATCGTCCCGGTGCTCGCACGGTTCACAGCTGGACCGCGACCGTTCGCCCGCATCGACTTCGACGATCCAGCAGTGAGTCGAGCCTTCTCCGGCTGGAACGCTACCCTGGATCTTTCCGACCCGATCGTCCGCCAAGAACTTCGTGCGGTCCGCTTTCCGTGGTCACTGCTGCGGACTTTGGATGAGACAGCACGGCGAGCCAGAGCCGCTGCATGCCGCGTAACGTGCCCAGTCACGATCGTCCAAGGCCGGGCTGACCGGACGGTGCGTCCGCAAGACACGCGTCGCTTCGCGCAAGCGTTTCGAACGCTTGAGGTCTATATCGAAACGTCCGGGGATCACCAGCTGGTCGACCCCACCCACCCAGCGTTCCGTCTACTCGAGAGACTGCTCATGGATCGTGGTGAAGGGTCGAGCGAATGA
- a CDS encoding FAD-binding and (Fe-S)-binding domain-containing protein, translating into MPTTVATNGITRRDQREKITALEQELRWRLDGEVRFDLYTRMLYSTDASNYQIEPIGVVIPRTYDDVRWTMELARKFEVPVLPRGGGSSLAGQAVGRAIVIDFSKYLNQVLDIDPAGRRVRVQPGIVLAQLNAKLRRLGLMFGPDPSSADRATIGGVIGNNASGSHSILYGMTADHVLEAHTLLPDGSELTFSPLTWEEAERRASTTTREGALYRELLRLRSQYGEAIARDFPKHWRRASGYGLPVLLEPQLNVARLLASSEGTLAVGLEYTLNLVPVPRLTGLVLVQFDDLVTAMEATPAFLETGPSAIELMDGLLIRLTREQPGYAHRIAFLRGNPEALLMVEYYAETETELQHKLQALVQLVEQRKLGRDPIAISDRQRQADVWAVRKAGLGLLYSIRGDYKPIACIEDVSVPVEHLAEYVREILRLVAEHGTKAAFYAHASAGCLHVRPLVNLKTADGVRTMRALTEGSLQLAKRFGGVLSGEHGDGLARGELNPLLFGPTLYQCMRELKAAFDPLNLLNPGKIVDCPPLDQNLRYGPDYRPIEPKTFFRFEQDGGFLRAIEMCNGAGVCRKIGSGTMCPSYMATRDERDTTRARANALRNALAGRILEPRHFTDPRTYEVLDLCLACKACKTECPSSVDMARIKSEFLAQYYAAHGTPLRARAFGHIHLLNRIGSRTAPFSNLLLRSPLSAVGKRVLGVHPARSLPAFARVPFDRWFRERHVPQTDGIRGPVIYYQDTFATYNYPEIGRATVALLEAAGYQVLVLERRRCCGRPMISKGLLREAQRLARENVALLAPFARAGIPIVGTEPSCILTFRDEYPDLLPKSEDVEIVAQQSFLLDEFLVRAMQQDNLSLPWKRDRGPRVLFHGHCHQKALVGTKHALTLLQAAGCEAEESGAGCCGMAGSFGYEAEHYAISEKIGADRLFPKVLEQPAETIVAVMGVSCREQIAHFTGRRPLHLAEVLAHRLENAQHASIVAD; encoded by the coding sequence GTGCCCACGACAGTCGCGACGAACGGCATCACTCGCCGTGACCAGCGAGAGAAGATCACTGCCCTCGAACAGGAACTGCGCTGGCGTCTGGATGGCGAAGTCCGCTTCGACCTCTACACTCGTATGCTCTACAGCACCGACGCGTCCAACTATCAGATCGAGCCGATCGGCGTCGTCATCCCGCGTACCTACGATGACGTCCGTTGGACGATGGAGCTGGCTCGGAAGTTCGAGGTACCGGTCTTGCCACGCGGCGGAGGCAGCAGTCTCGCCGGGCAAGCGGTCGGGCGAGCGATCGTCATCGACTTCTCGAAGTACTTGAACCAGGTGCTCGATATCGATCCGGCCGGACGACGGGTGCGTGTCCAGCCCGGCATCGTGCTCGCCCAGCTCAACGCCAAACTCCGGCGCTTGGGGCTCATGTTCGGGCCAGACCCCTCGAGTGCGGACCGCGCGACCATCGGCGGTGTCATCGGGAACAACGCCTCGGGATCGCACTCGATCCTGTACGGTATGACGGCAGACCATGTCCTCGAGGCTCACACGTTACTCCCCGATGGCAGCGAACTGACCTTTTCCCCACTGACCTGGGAAGAAGCGGAACGCCGCGCCAGTACAACGACCCGCGAAGGAGCACTCTATCGCGAGCTCCTCCGGCTCCGTTCACAGTACGGTGAGGCGATCGCTCGCGATTTCCCCAAGCACTGGCGCCGGGCCAGTGGCTATGGTCTGCCGGTCCTCCTCGAGCCGCAGCTCAACGTGGCACGCCTGCTCGCCAGTTCCGAGGGTACCCTCGCGGTCGGCCTCGAGTACACGCTGAACCTCGTTCCTGTGCCGCGACTGACCGGGCTCGTGCTCGTCCAGTTCGATGACCTCGTCACAGCGATGGAGGCCACGCCGGCCTTCCTCGAGACGGGCCCCTCAGCAATCGAGTTGATGGACGGTCTGCTCATCCGGCTCACCCGCGAGCAACCAGGATACGCACACCGCATCGCTTTCCTCCGGGGCAACCCGGAAGCCCTCCTCATGGTCGAGTACTACGCTGAGACCGAAACCGAGCTCCAGCACAAGCTCCAAGCGTTGGTCCAGCTCGTCGAGCAGCGCAAGCTCGGACGGGACCCCATCGCCATCAGCGATCGGCAGCGCCAGGCTGACGTCTGGGCAGTGCGCAAAGCCGGACTCGGCCTGCTCTACAGTATCCGGGGCGACTACAAGCCGATCGCGTGTATCGAGGACGTCTCGGTTCCGGTCGAGCACCTGGCCGAGTATGTCCGCGAGATCCTTCGTCTCGTCGCGGAACACGGTACGAAGGCGGCCTTCTACGCCCACGCTAGCGCCGGCTGCCTCCATGTCCGTCCACTCGTCAACCTGAAGACAGCCGACGGCGTGCGCACGATGCGAGCGCTCACGGAAGGATCGCTCCAGCTGGCCAAGCGGTTCGGCGGTGTCTTGAGCGGCGAGCACGGCGACGGCCTCGCCCGTGGTGAACTCAATCCGCTACTCTTCGGACCGACGCTCTACCAGTGCATGCGGGAACTGAAAGCGGCGTTCGACCCGCTCAACTTGCTCAACCCCGGCAAGATCGTCGACTGTCCACCCCTCGACCAGAACCTCCGGTACGGGCCGGATTATCGACCGATCGAGCCGAAGACGTTCTTCCGCTTCGAACAGGACGGCGGCTTTCTCCGCGCGATCGAGATGTGCAACGGTGCTGGCGTCTGTCGGAAGATCGGCAGCGGAACGATGTGCCCTTCGTACATGGCGACTCGCGACGAACGCGATACGACGCGGGCACGGGCCAATGCCTTGCGGAACGCGCTGGCTGGCCGCATCCTCGAGCCGCGCCACTTCACTGACCCGCGCACCTACGAGGTGCTGGATCTCTGCCTCGCCTGTAAGGCCTGCAAGACCGAGTGCCCGTCGAGCGTCGACATGGCGCGGATCAAGTCGGAGTTCCTCGCGCAGTATTACGCCGCGCACGGGACTCCGCTGCGTGCTCGCGCCTTCGGGCACATCCATCTGCTCAACCGGATCGGCTCGCGCACCGCACCGTTCAGCAACTTGCTGCTTCGCAGCCCGCTCAGTGCTGTCGGTAAGCGCGTGCTCGGTGTGCACCCAGCACGATCCCTGCCGGCGTTCGCGCGCGTACCGTTCGACCGCTGGTTCCGCGAGCGCCATGTGCCGCAGACCGATGGAATCCGCGGGCCAGTGATCTACTACCAAGACACATTCGCCACGTACAACTACCCGGAGATCGGTCGTGCCACCGTCGCTCTGCTCGAGGCAGCCGGCTATCAGGTGCTCGTTCTCGAACGCCGACGTTGTTGTGGTCGACCGATGATCTCCAAGGGGCTCCTGCGAGAGGCTCAGCGGCTGGCCCGAGAAAACGTCGCATTGCTCGCCCCGTTCGCGCGCGCGGGCATTCCCATCGTCGGAACCGAGCCGAGCTGCATCCTGACTTTCCGGGACGAATACCCGGATCTCCTCCCGAAGAGCGAGGATGTCGAGATCGTCGCCCAGCAGAGCTTCCTGCTCGACGAGTTCTTGGTCCGCGCGATGCAGCAGGACAACCTCTCCCTGCCCTGGAAACGAGACCGTGGACCGCGCGTCCTCTTCCACGGGCACTGCCATCAAAAAGCGCTCGTCGGGACCAAGCACGCATTGACGCTTCTCCAGGCAGCGGGTTGCGAGGCCGAGGAGAGTGGCGCGGGCTGCTGCGGAATGGCCGGCTCTTTTGGCTACGAGGCCGAGCATTATGCGATCTCGGAGAAGATCGGTGCCGACCGACTCTTCCCGAAGGTGCTCGAGCAACCGGCGGAGACGATCGTCGCGGTCATGGGCGTCTCGTGTCGCGAGCAGATCGCGCACTTCACGGGACGCCGACCGCTCCATCTCGCCGAAGTACTGGCCCATCGCCTCGAGAACGCGCAGCATGCTAGCATCGTTGCCGACTGA
- the ispH gene encoding 4-hydroxy-3-methylbut-2-enyl diphosphate reductase, producing the protein MQSEQDMTLSVAKKEILVAEVLGFCWGVRRALDIVRAAAREQPVAALGDIIHNPIVVQQLQQERIEPISEVAQAQARGFTTVAITAHGAPPQHYQEAARHGLQVIDTTCPLVTRVQRLAQKLAVQGYFLVIFGDAQHPEVRGVLGWAGTERACAAKHLNDLPWDAPRGGSSGKQPPRKVALLAQTTKRTEEFIAFAHQLASWVLPHGGELRVVNTICQPTWERQEALARLARDVDLVIVVGGRKSSNSARLVEVSRALGTPSVLVERAEEIEPALVASVRRVGVTAGASTPDEVILAVIAHLVDLGFAPPERLWRADDPDLESLED; encoded by the coding sequence ATGCAGAGTGAACAAGACATGACTCTCTCCGTAGCCAAAAAAGAGATTCTCGTCGCTGAGGTGCTCGGTTTCTGTTGGGGTGTTCGCCGAGCACTCGACATCGTGCGTGCCGCCGCCCGCGAGCAACCGGTCGCTGCGCTGGGTGACATCATCCACAATCCGATCGTCGTGCAGCAGCTGCAGCAGGAACGGATCGAACCGATCAGTGAGGTCGCGCAAGCACAGGCGCGTGGCTTTACCACGGTCGCGATTACCGCCCACGGCGCACCACCCCAGCATTACCAGGAAGCGGCTCGCCACGGACTCCAAGTGATCGACACCACATGCCCGCTGGTCACACGCGTCCAGCGCCTCGCCCAAAAGCTCGCGGTGCAAGGCTATTTTCTTGTCATCTTCGGTGACGCCCAGCACCCCGAAGTCCGCGGTGTGCTCGGTTGGGCCGGGACCGAGCGAGCCTGTGCGGCGAAGCACCTCAACGATCTGCCGTGGGACGCACCGCGTGGCGGGTCCAGCGGAAAACAACCGCCGAGAAAGGTTGCACTGCTCGCCCAGACCACGAAACGGACCGAGGAGTTCATCGCTTTCGCGCACCAGCTCGCGAGCTGGGTTCTCCCGCACGGCGGCGAATTACGGGTGGTCAATACGATCTGCCAACCGACCTGGGAACGGCAAGAAGCCCTCGCTCGTCTCGCGCGCGATGTCGACCTCGTCATCGTGGTCGGCGGCCGGAAGAGTTCCAACTCAGCCCGGCTCGTCGAGGTCAGTCGTGCTCTCGGCACACCGAGCGTCCTGGTCGAGCGTGCCGAGGAGATCGAGCCTGCGCTCGTTGCGTCGGTTCGTCGGGTTGGCGTGACCGCGGGTGCTTCGACCCCGGACGAGGTCATCCTCGCCGTGATCGCTCACCTCGTCGATCTCGGCTTCGCTCCACCGGAACGACTCTGGCGCGCCGACGATCCGGATCTCGAGTCCCTCGAGGACTGA
- the dnaA gene encoding chromosomal replication initiator protein DnaA, giving the protein MRPKQLWQVALGDLAKRVSRANFETWLKHTQLVAFEDDCATIAAASSFAAEQLRSKFAADIQETLSLLLGRPVTVQFTVLGAEGEVLPSSRKSQRRVVAADGAEPQTKQLALAPSPDHGLNPRYTFEKFVVGPNNRLAHAAALAVADRPGEKFNPLFIYGGVGLGKTHLLHAIGHRALANRPTLRVCYVSSEVFTNELINAIRHQRTDEFRNRYRTIDILMIDDIQFIAGKESTQEEFFHTFNALYQAGKQIVISSDRPPRLIPDLADRLRSRFEGGLLADIQPPDLETRQAILIEKGRELGIRIPDDVVEFVARRVESNIRELEGALNRIVALSQLLHQPITLQLAVEALSDGDARGRREQLTPELVLQSVCNYYRVSLAELVGPGRRREIVVPRQVAMYLLRDELGLSLVEIGQRLGGRDHTTVLHGIEKIEQQLRQDEQLRGDLLALRARLYQDSAAPIGA; this is encoded by the coding sequence ATGCGACCGAAGCAGCTGTGGCAAGTGGCCCTGGGAGACCTAGCGAAGCGCGTGTCGCGGGCGAACTTCGAGACGTGGCTCAAGCACACCCAGCTCGTCGCCTTCGAGGACGACTGTGCGACCATCGCTGCGGCATCGAGCTTCGCCGCTGAGCAGCTCCGCAGCAAATTCGCTGCGGATATCCAGGAGACGTTATCGCTCCTGCTCGGTCGACCGGTCACGGTGCAATTCACCGTGCTCGGCGCAGAAGGAGAGGTGCTGCCCAGCTCTCGCAAGAGCCAGCGCCGTGTGGTGGCGGCTGATGGTGCCGAACCGCAAACGAAGCAACTCGCTTTGGCTCCCTCTCCTGATCATGGCTTGAATCCGCGGTACACGTTCGAGAAGTTCGTAGTGGGCCCGAACAATCGCCTCGCCCATGCTGCTGCACTGGCGGTCGCCGACCGACCCGGTGAAAAGTTCAACCCATTGTTCATCTACGGGGGGGTCGGTCTCGGAAAAACGCACCTTCTCCATGCGATCGGTCACCGCGCACTGGCAAACCGCCCGACGCTCCGTGTGTGTTACGTCTCGTCAGAAGTCTTCACGAACGAACTCATCAATGCTATCCGTCATCAGCGGACGGACGAGTTCCGCAATCGATATCGCACGATCGATATCCTGATGATCGACGACATCCAGTTCATCGCTGGCAAGGAGAGTACTCAGGAAGAGTTCTTCCACACGTTCAACGCGCTCTATCAGGCTGGCAAACAGATCGTCATTTCGAGCGACCGCCCGCCACGGCTCATTCCGGATCTCGCTGATCGCTTGCGCTCCCGCTTCGAGGGAGGATTGCTTGCCGACATCCAGCCACCGGATCTCGAGACACGACAGGCCATTCTCATCGAAAAGGGACGCGAACTCGGCATTCGGATTCCGGACGATGTAGTGGAGTTCGTGGCACGCCGCGTCGAGAGCAATATTCGCGAGCTCGAAGGCGCACTCAATCGGATCGTGGCGTTGTCGCAACTGTTGCATCAGCCTATTACCTTGCAGCTCGCCGTCGAGGCGCTGAGCGACGGCGACGCGCGCGGGCGGCGCGAGCAGCTCACGCCCGAGCTGGTGCTCCAGTCGGTGTGCAACTACTACCGGGTCTCGCTCGCCGAACTGGTGGGACCGGGACGCCGCCGGGAAATCGTCGTGCCTCGGCAGGTGGCCATGTATCTCCTGCGAGACGAGCTCGGCTTGTCGCTGGTCGAGATCGGCCAGCGGCTGGGTGGCCGAGACCACACGACGGTCCTGCACGGCATCGAGAAAATCGAACAACAACTGCGCCAGGACGAACAGCTTCGTGGTGACCTCCTGGCGCTCCGGGCACGACTGTACCAGGACAGTGCAGCACCGATCGGTGCGTGA
- a CDS encoding carotenoid biosynthesis protein, whose protein sequence is MRRLSLAWLLYAAYVLALAFGVGGIAIALENPELWADLELGRAVYAFGMKWGGTAYIVLGAAALFVWAWHAIGPRKTLGFFLVTVPTSLAAELIGTSTGWPFGNYSYTSGLGWKILDRVPFTIPLSWFTVGLSSYLLAIALRSRLFPRLPSWSTVPIGVWLLVVWDLVLDPAMAHESMQARFWVWHQSGAYYGMPVINFLGWALTGFVFMSISRWIWRQEPEHFSATFPWAIYSANVLFASALCAAVGLWGPIALAALGGFLPATIALRGRIGEKGSLPRAERRAARNALAEDMAWRFLATLARRTLRDRRLKTHGLDLVPAHGPVVLAPQHIHHLDDGRILLATVPRPLRFLVALDWVPNQRWRWLMEFLCRLAGWPVIVRPSERDRPGIQYGTTEAQLLLVRGLRDAIHRVSSGQLLVVFPEGYPVIDPHLPGRRAMVGGMKPGAVWIAQQAARRLATAVPVIPVRLILEPSDTQLVFEPPIWVNADSSTDSIAKLLADRLGLHTDRAATDIREPAVGIVGKDR, encoded by the coding sequence ATGCGTAGGCTGTCACTTGCCTGGCTGTTGTATGCAGCATATGTGCTGGCGCTGGCTTTCGGTGTCGGCGGGATCGCTATCGCGCTCGAGAATCCCGAGCTCTGGGCCGATCTCGAGCTTGGGCGAGCTGTCTATGCCTTTGGCATGAAGTGGGGCGGCACTGCCTATATCGTTCTCGGCGCTGCTGCCCTCTTCGTGTGGGCCTGGCACGCGATCGGCCCGCGCAAGACGCTCGGCTTCTTCCTCGTGACGGTCCCAACTTCGCTCGCGGCCGAGTTGATCGGGACGAGCACCGGCTGGCCATTCGGCAATTACAGCTACACGTCCGGACTCGGCTGGAAGATTCTCGACCGTGTGCCATTCACGATCCCGCTCTCCTGGTTCACGGTCGGTCTGAGTTCGTATCTGCTGGCAATCGCACTCCGCAGCCGATTGTTCCCTCGTCTTCCCTCCTGGAGCACTGTTCCGATCGGTGTCTGGCTACTCGTCGTCTGGGATCTCGTGCTCGACCCAGCGATGGCACACGAGTCGATGCAAGCGCGCTTTTGGGTCTGGCACCAGAGCGGTGCGTACTACGGGATGCCGGTGATCAACTTCCTCGGTTGGGCATTGACAGGGTTCGTCTTCATGAGTATCAGCCGATGGATCTGGCGCCAGGAGCCTGAGCACTTCTCCGCCACGTTCCCGTGGGCCATTTACAGTGCCAACGTTCTCTTCGCGAGTGCACTCTGCGCGGCAGTCGGTCTCTGGGGACCGATCGCTCTCGCGGCTCTCGGAGGGTTCCTCCCAGCGACGATCGCGCTGCGAGGTCGAATCGGCGAAAAGGGGTCGCTTCCCCGTGCTGAACGGCGAGCAGCCAGAAACGCTCTCGCGGAAGACATGGCTTGGCGGTTTCTCGCGACTCTGGCACGGCGTACGCTCCGGGACCGCCGGCTCAAGACTCACGGACTCGATCTCGTGCCAGCCCATGGTCCGGTCGTGCTGGCTCCGCAGCATATCCATCACCTCGACGATGGTCGGATCCTGTTAGCGACCGTCCCACGGCCGCTCCGTTTCTTGGTTGCCCTCGACTGGGTACCCAACCAGCGATGGCGGTGGCTCATGGAGTTCCTGTGCCGCCTCGCTGGCTGGCCGGTGATCGTCCGCCCATCGGAGCGTGATCGCCCAGGAATACAGTACGGCACCACGGAAGCGCAGCTCCTGCTGGTTCGCGGCTTGCGTGACGCGATCCATCGAGTATCCAGCGGACAACTCCTCGTCGTGTTTCCCGAGGGGTATCCCGTCATCGACCCGCACCTTCCTGGGCGCCGGGCGATGGTCGGCGGGATGAAACCAGGCGCGGTCTGGATCGCCCAACAAGCCGCCCGTCGTCTCGCCACCGCCGTTCCCGTCATTCCAGTTCGTCTGATTCTCGAGCCCAGTGACACCCAACTGGTTTTCGAACCACCCATCTGGGTCAACGCCGACTCGTCGACCGACTCGATCGCGAAACTGCTCGCCGATCGCCTCGGGTTACATACGGACCGAGCCGCGACCGACATACGCGAGCCAGCTGTGGGAATCGTCGGAAAGGATCGTTGA
- the crtI gene encoding phytoene desaturase family protein, whose product MTHVLVIGAGIGGLATAIRLLHHGYRVTVVEALDRLGGRAGVLELGPYRFDTGPTLITLPSLLDDLCRLAGTTLDDELRLVRLTPAYRILFSDGACFDYWGEAERDEAEVARFSPDAVLGFRRLLTATQRIYERAFEDLARVPFDRLTTFLRILPELLAVRAHESVYRFVGQFLREPHLRMVFSFHPLFIGGNPLRASAIYSIVPYLERREGVFFAIGGMASVVALLGQLVQRLGGTIQLNAPVERLLTNGHGRVTGVVLADGTGLAADAVVANSDVATTILELLPAAERPRLLAAWLRRARYSMSCYLLYLGIDRQFEQLRHHTIIMPLDYEQQLRELFDGNSTLSELAFYLHAPARTDPTFAPPGHESLYILVPVPHLGKTGPWSEDQQHRFRERVLTTLEYVHGLEGLGRAIRVAREWTPMHFWKVLRSFKGAAFSLEPTLLQSAFFRPHNRAGIPGLYFVGAGTHPGAGIPGVLLSAAVTTGVLCEDIPPSKSVSVMVNERPRAIGGRIDAE is encoded by the coding sequence GTGACGCACGTACTCGTTATCGGTGCTGGTATCGGTGGACTCGCCACCGCTATCCGCCTTCTCCACCACGGATATCGTGTCACGGTCGTCGAGGCGCTCGATCGGCTCGGTGGCCGTGCCGGTGTCCTCGAGCTCGGGCCCTATCGTTTCGATACCGGACCGACGCTGATCACGCTTCCGTCATTGCTCGACGACCTCTGTCGGCTCGCAGGAACGACGCTGGATGACGAGTTGCGTCTCGTCCGACTCACACCGGCCTACCGTATCCTTTTCAGCGACGGTGCGTGCTTCGACTATTGGGGCGAAGCCGAACGTGACGAAGCTGAGGTCGCCCGTTTTTCCCCCGACGCGGTACTGGGATTTCGTCGGTTGCTGACGGCAACGCAACGGATCTACGAACGAGCCTTCGAGGACCTCGCTCGTGTCCCGTTCGATCGACTGACGACCTTCCTCCGCATTCTTCCGGAGTTGTTGGCTGTCCGCGCGCACGAGAGCGTCTATCGCTTCGTCGGACAGTTCCTGCGCGAACCTCATCTCCGGATGGTTTTCTCGTTCCACCCGCTCTTCATCGGTGGCAATCCGCTCCGAGCCAGTGCGATCTACAGCATCGTCCCTTACCTCGAACGGCGCGAAGGCGTCTTCTTCGCCATCGGCGGTATGGCTTCGGTCGTCGCGCTCCTCGGACAGCTGGTCCAGCGACTCGGTGGCACGATCCAACTCAACGCTCCGGTCGAGCGGCTTCTGACGAACGGACATGGACGAGTGACCGGCGTCGTGCTGGCCGATGGCACCGGGCTCGCGGCCGACGCTGTCGTCGCGAACAGTGATGTCGCCACCACGATCCTCGAATTGCTCCCGGCTGCCGAGCGACCGAGACTGTTGGCTGCCTGGCTCCGCCGGGCACGCTATTCGATGAGCTGTTATCTCCTCTATCTCGGGATCGATCGGCAATTCGAGCAACTGCGACACCATACGATCATCATGCCGCTCGACTACGAACAACAGTTACGAGAGCTGTTTGATGGAAACAGCACCCTCTCGGAACTAGCGTTCTACTTGCACGCGCCAGCTCGCACCGATCCGACCTTCGCACCGCCTGGACACGAGAGTCTCTACATTCTCGTGCCGGTTCCGCATCTCGGGAAAACCGGTCCATGGTCTGAGGACCAACAGCACCGCTTTCGCGAGCGTGTCCTCACGACACTCGAATACGTCCACGGCTTGGAAGGACTGGGTCGGGCCATACGGGTTGCACGTGAGTGGACGCCCATGCATTTCTGGAAAGTCCTGCGAAGTTTCAAGGGTGCGGCCTTCTCGCTGGAGCCGACACTCCTCCAGTCCGCGTTTTTCCGACCGCACAACCGAGCGGGCATTCCTGGCCTGTACTTCGTCGGCGCCGGCACGCACCCGGGTGCCGGCATCCCAGGAGTCCTCCTTTCCGCGGCAGTGACCACGGGCGTCCTCTGCGAGGATATCCCGCCGAGCAAGAGCGTGTCCGTGATGGTGAACGAGAGACCGAGAGCAATAGGGGGACGGATCGATGCAGAGTGA